The Prevotella herbatica genome contains the following window.
ACCAGCGAAACCTTCCTGCACAGTATTACCGTTGATGTCAAGATGAAATTGCAAAGACTGAATATCTTTAAGTTTTTCTTTCTCCATCCAGTCTCCAATCGCAGCCGAACCGTCAAATCCCTTGCTTATTTCCCAAGGCTTTCCTGCATCTTTCAACTTCTTTTGCAGTTCACGTGCAGTAAAGTCAATTCCAACAGTCACAGCATCGTAATATCGGTGGGCGAAACGCTCTGGAATAGTTTTTCCCAGTTTGCATATTCTCACCACTAATTCTGTTTCATATTCAATCCTTCCCATGTCATCGGGAATGAAAAAAGGTTTTCCGTCTTTCAGTAAAGCAGTGTCAGCCTTTGTGAAAATTACGGGTTCTTCTGGTTTATTTAACGTGCCGTGTAGTTCTTTATTGTGCTCGGCATAGTTCATTCCAATAGCAAAAATCTTCATATTGTTTGTAGCTTTATAAAGGAAATCGGTAAATAAGTCTTTTCCTGTATTATTGACAAAGGTAAATAAAGTTGCCGGAATCACAAAATAAAAAAATGTTTTTTGCAAATTAAGCTTATGTTTACATAATACGAAATCCACCTCTTATGATACGAAAAACACACCGTTCTGTTGTTTGATTTTGTTTAATTTTGCAGTCGTTATATTTTTAATTATGAAAACAAAACTAATAATCAGTCTATTTTTGTTATTAGCGTTATCGCCGATGCAGATTGTCGGAAGGGGCGCATCTAAAAAGTTTTATCCTGGTGAAATTTGGAAGGACAACAATGGTGTCCACATCAATGCTCATGGTGGAGGTGTGATAAATTACAATAGTACATACTATTGGTTTGGTGAATACAAGTCTGATACAACCAGCTCGGCGATGGTTGGAGTAACTTGTTATTCTTCAAAAAACCTTGTTGATTGGACAAATCGTGGAGTGGCGCTTGCTGTATCTGACGATGAAAGCAGTGACATTGCTAAAGGATGTATATTGGAACGCCCAAAGGTTGTTTACAACAAGAAGACAAAGAAGTTTGTTATGTGGTTTCATCTCGAGTTAAAGGGGAATGGGTATTCTGCTGCTCGCTATGGTGTGGCAGTAAGTAACAATGTTGCTGGACCTTATAAGTATATTCATTCGGGACGAGTAAATCCTAATATCTATCCTATTAATATGATAGGTAAAGATACAGTTGATGTAAATTCTCATTACACCGACATGATGGCATTGAAGTGGTGGACTCCTGAATGGTATGATGCTATAAAGAAGGGTTTGTTTGTAAAAAGAGACCTAGCAAGCGGACAAATGGCACGTGATCAGACTGTTTTTGTTGATGAAGATGGAAAGGCTTATCACATCTATTCATCTGAAGATAATTTGACTTTGCAGATAGCAGAACTCACAGACGACTATACTGCTCATACTGGTAAATATGCTAGAATGGCTATTTCAGAAATGAATGAGGCTCCAGCTGTATTCAAGAGAAACGGTGTGTATTGGATGATTACAAGCGGATGCACAGGATGGGCACCAAACAAAGCTAGATTGTTTACTGCAAATAACATTATGGGACCATGGAAGCAGTTGCCAAATCCATGTATCGGTAAGGGAGCGGACTTAACATTTGGCGGCCAGAGCACCTATGTATTGAATGTGAATGGGGAATTCATCTTTATGGCTGACGTCTGGAGACCTGAGCATCCAAGTGATGCGAGGTATATTTGGTTGCCAATAGAGTTCAAAAATGACAAACCCATAATTGAGTGGCGCGATAGTTGGAGTTTGTCTGATTTTAATAAATAATAACGAATTACGAAAAACACCCCTGCTTTTACGAAAAACACACCTTATGTATTAAAGTCTGTTTGGTATATTTGCAGAACGAAAACATTTTATAACAATAATCTATCTAATAATTAAAACTTAAATGTACGTTTATGAGTAATAGTCTAAAGCATTTCTCCGGAAAACATTTGTTGTTTTCTACGGTTTTAGTTTCAGCCTTTACTGTCGGCTTTCCACTCGTTTCAAGAGCTGGTGTAGACGCAGTCAATACTGTTCAACAGTCCGACGTCGTTAAAGGACATGTTCTTGACGCCAAGGGCGAGCCTGTTATCGGTGCCACAGTGAAAGTTAAAGGCGCCAAGTCTGGAGTCATTACTGATGTTGATGGTAATTTCGTCTTGACAGGAGTAAGTGGTGGCGAACTTGAAATCTCTTATATTGGTTATGTGACACAAATTGTCAGTTCCAAGAAAGGTACCCCTTTGAAAGTAGTCTTAAAAGAAGATTCTAAAGTTCTTGATGAAGTTGTTGTCGTTGGATTTGGTACACAGAAAAAGTTAAATCTGACAGGTGCTGTAAGTGTTGTCACTGGTGATGAAATTGCTGCACGCCCTGTACAAAATGCAACGCAGGCACTTCAGGGCCTTATCCCTGGTTTGCAAATCTCTTCTAGTAGTGGTACATTGGATGCTACTCCTAATATTAATATTCGTGGAACAGGAACTATAGGTGAAGGTTCTAGTGGTTCTCCATTAATATTGATTGATGGTATGGAAGGTGATTTAAATACTCTAAATCCTCAGGATATAGAAAGTATTTCTGTACTTAAAGATGCTGCTGCTTCATCTATATATGGTTCTCGTGCTCCTTTTGGTGTAATACTCGTTACTACCAAAAAAGGTGGTGCTGGAAAAGTAGTCGTAAACTATAATAATAGTTTTAGATGGAGCTCTTTGATTCATGGAAAACACATGATGAATTCTGTTGATTTCGCAGCATGGATGAACGATGCCGATTATAATAGTGGTAATGGTGTCTTTTTCGATAACGACAGAATGAAACAGATCGTTGCGTATCACAATGCAACACCAAATGGTCTTGGACAGCGTATAACAGCTGATGGCCAGAAATTATATGCAATCGGTACTAGTAATGGTACTTCATGGCAGGATGGATATGGTTATGGAATTGATGATGTTGATTGGTATGATGTTGTTTATAAAAATACAGCATTCTCACAGGAACATAATGCAAGCGTAAATGGTGGTAATCAGAGCTTTAATTATTATGCTTCTTTAAACTATTTGGATAATGGTGGTTTTATGAAGATGAGCGAAGATACTTACAAACGTTACAACGGAACAGCTAAAATTAATGCAGAATTGGCAAAATGGATTACAATGAGTTATTCAATGCGCTTTACTCGTACAGACTATCAACGTCCTTCTGCATTAACAAATGGTTTGTATAGTGACATGGCACGACAGGGATGGCCAGTATTACCATTATATGATCGTAATGGATATTATTATTCTTCACCATCTCCAGCTTTAGCCTTGGCAACTGGTGGACATGATAATACTCAAGAGGATACTCAATATCATCAGTTAGGCTTTAAGCTTGAGCCAATTAAAAACTGGGTTACACATATTGATTTTAATTACAGAATAATGAATGCCGATCGTCATTGGGATTCTCAGCAAACATATAATCACGATGTATCTGGTCAACCTGTAATCTATAATACAAGCTCAAATGTGCATGAAGATCTTAAAAAGGAAAACTATCTTAACTTTCAGGCTTATACTGAATATTCAATGAGCATAGCCGAAAAGCATAATCTACATATCTTGGGTGGTTTCCAGACAGAACAGCTTAAACAAACTGTTTTCGGATTGCAGCGTGATGGTATTTTGGATCCTAGCAAACCAGAAGTTGACTTGACATCAGGACTTAGCTATACTGGTACTCCTGTAACTCCAAGTGTTAATGGTGCTCGTAACCAATGGCAGACAGCTGGATTCTTCGGACGCTTTAACTACAACTATGATGAGCGTTATCTTTTAGAGGCAAACCTTAGATATGATGGAACATCCCGTTTCCGTACTGATAATATGTGGAAATTATTCCCTTCTGTATCTATGGGTTGGAATATTGCCAGAGAAAAATTCTTTGAGTCACTATCAAAGAATATTAATACTTTGAAATTAAGAGCTTCTTATGGTTCTTTGGGTAACCAGAATACTGATAATTGGTATCAAACATACCAGACGATAACATATTCTCCTTTTGCAGGAACTTACTTACAGAATGGTACAAACACAAATATAACAGGTGCACCTGGTCTTGTTTCTACTTCTTTAGGTTGGGAAACTGTTGAAAGTTATAATGTTGGTCTTGATTTTGGAGCTTTTAATAATAGATTAACGGGTAGCTTTGACTACTATGTTCGCAATACAAAGAATATGATTGGTAGTGCTCCTGAATTACCTTCTATTCTTGGTACAAGCGTGCCAAAAACTAATAATACCGACTTACGTACAAACGGTTGGGAATTGCAGGTTAGTTGGCGTGACGTTTTGCAAAATGGTTTAGCTTATGGTATTACGGTTAACTTGTCTGATGCAAGGACAAAGATTACTCGTTATCCTAATAACCCTACAAATTCTATTGATACTTATATTGCTGGTCGTTACAAGAACGAGATATGGGGTTATGAGACACAAGGTATTGCGAAGAGCCAGAGTGAGATGGATGCTCATTTAGCTGTAGCTGACCAAAGCTCACTTGGTAATAATTGGGGTGCAGGTGATATTATGTACCAGGATTTAAATGGTGATAAGAAGATCACATCTGGTGCACGTACACTTACCGATCATGGAGATTTAAAAGTTATCGGAAATAGTACACCTCGTTATTTGGTAGGCTTGAATTTGAATGCAAGTTGGAAAGGCTTCGATATAAGTGCATTCTTCCAGGGAGTGTTGAAACGTGATTCTTGGGTAGGTGATTCTTGGAACGGTCTTGAATATATGTTTGGAGCTACGGGCAGTGGACGCTGGTGGTGCTCTGGCATAACTGGAGTATCAGATTATTATCGTGATGCAAGTTCATGGTCTGTTGCAAATGGATATCAAAGCGCAAATACAGATGCATTCCTTCCTAGACCAACTTGGAGTGACAAGAATGTTCAGTGTCAAAGTCGTTATTTAGTGAATGCAGCATACATGCGTTTAAAGAATTTGCAAATTGGTTACTCTTTACCAAAGTCAATAGTTTCAAATTGGGGAATAACAAATTTGCGTGTATTCTTCTCTGCTGAGAATCTGTTTACTATAACTAGTGTCCCTGATCAATATGATCCTGAGACAATTGGTTATGACAATAAAGGTAATAAGAATAATGGATACCCATTATCAAAGACTGTAGCTTTTGGACTTAATGTAACATTCTAAAACGATAAAGATATGAAACTATATAAAATTCACATACTAGCACTGGCAATGTCGGTAGGACTTGTTTCTTGTAATGATTATCTAAAGCAAGATCCACCTTCTTATCTTACTCCTGAGAGTTTTTATACTACGGAGTCTCAGGTTCAAGCAGTTGCAAACCAATTCTATCAAGATGTTCTTCCTGGACATGGTGCTTGGGATTATGGAACTTATAATAATGATAATAACACTGATAATCAGACTTCTTGGTCTCCAGATAATAAATTTGGAACTGGGTTGTATAAGACAAGTAATACGAATGGTGACTGGTCTTGGTCTAATATCAGAAACATAAATTATCAATTAAATCAGATATTAACTAAATATAAAGCAGGAGGTATTAGTGGCTCTGATGTAAATATTCGTCAGTATATTGGTGAAATATATTTTATGAGAGCTTATTGCTATTTTGATTTATTGAAGAAATTTGGCGACCTTCCTATTATTACAGCACCTTTGGCTGATAATGAGGCTATTCTTGTTGCAGCTGACAAACGTCAACCATGTAATGAGGTTGCTCGTTTTATAGTCAGTGATCTTGATTCAGCTGTAACTTACATGAAAGAAGACTTTGAATCTAAGCATACAAGAGTTTCTACAGATGCAGCATTGCTGTTTAAATCTAGAGTTGCTTTGTTTGAAGGTTCATGGTTGACAAACTTTGCTGGAACTCCTTTTGTTCCTCAGGGAACAGGCTGGCCTGGAGCTACAAAAGATTATAATAAAAATTATGCATATCCTTCTGGCTCTATAGATAAAGAGGCGCAGTATTTCTTCCAGTTGGCTGTTGACGCATCAGAAAAGGTAGCTGAAAAGTATAAGAACCAATTGGTTACTAATACAGGAAAGATACCTCAATCATTATCCGATGCTAATAATCCATATTTCAATATATGGGGCACAACCGACTGTTCAAACACACCAGAGGTTTTATTGTGGAGACAATATAGTACTTCTCTGGGTGTGAATAATGATGTAGAGGTTGCTGTGCAGGCTGGAGATATCGGTACAGGTTTCACTCGTAGCTTGATAGAAGGTTACTTGATGAAAGATGGTAAACCTATTTATGCATCTGATTATCAATATTGTGACACATCGTTGACACAAGTTGCTACAAACCGCGATCCACGCCTTACAATCTTCCTTAAGGTGCCAGGACAGACCAACTGTTTTAAAAACATGAGTTCTTCTGAGGATCATTACGTTCAAGTTGAGCCAGTGCCTAATATTAAAAGTAAAACAAGTGAGACAGGTTACGTAACTGGATATACTATTCGTAAGGGTGGTACTTTTGATAGACAATTATGTGGTAATGGTAAAAGTTATAATGCATGTGAAATATTCCGTGCAACAGAAGCTTTACTTAATTACATGGAAGCAGAGTATATGCTTACTAATAATTTGAGTTCTGGTAGAATATTGGAGTATTGGAAAATCGTTCGTCAAAAAGCTGGATTCTCTGGCGCAGCTATTGATCCTACTGTAACGATTCAAGCTACCGATATGAGTAAAGAAACAAGGGATTGGGGTGCTTATACTGCCGGTCAATTGTTAACAGATAAGGTTTTATACAATATACGTCGTGAGCGTCGCAGTGAACTTCTTGCAGAAGGACTCCGCGGTATGGATTTGCAACGTTGGCGTTCTTATGATCAATTGATGACTACTCCTTGCCATGTTGAAGGCTTCCACTTGTGGAATACTCCTATGCAAGGTTGGTACACTGGTCTTAAGGGTGACGGTTCTTCAAGTTCTAATGTATCTTCTCCAAATTTGAGTGAATACTACAGACCTTTGGAGGTCGTTATGGCTAACAATAACTTTAAGGATGGATTAACATGGCACATGGCTCATTATCTTGAACCATTGCCTATACGTCAGTTCTTACTTACTGCATCAGACCATGCATCAATAGATCAGTCTCCGTTGTATCAGAATCCATATTGGCCTACAACAACTGATCAACCTGCCGAAAAATAGGCTTTATTATATAGGATTATAGTTAACATTGGAGTCAGTCAAAAAATATTTTGGCTGGCTCCTTATTTTATATTCTCCTTAAATTATTATTACCTTATCAGCAAGAACAATTATAATGGAGTTTATCTGATTTTAATAAATAATAACGAATTACGAAAAACACCCCTGCTTTTACGAAAATAAGCCTAAAAAGGGGGCTCTTTTTTGTAATTTTGCATAATAATAACTAATAATGTACTCAAAACTCTTAATGAAATGATCATGTATAATGTAAATCTATCACCTTGACGATCTTCCTGTTTTTGGGAAATCTAATTATGAAAACCAATACCGATGAAAATTTTAAATGTTTATACGAAGATTAATAACTATCAGTTAATCCAATGTAAATTATTAATAATTTAATGTCAATAATTAATATGAATTATGATTTTAAAAATCGCGCAACTTGTTCATTCATGTTTGTCGCGATTAGTCTGATTTCGCCTTTCTCAATAAAAGCTAAGGCTGTTGTTTCTCCTAATATCAATGCAGTGGAACAGCATCAGACATTACATGTAACAGGTACTGTTGTAGACAGTAATGGCGAAAGTGTTATTGGCGCCACAGTACGAATAATAGGGGAAAAACAAGCCACTATTACCGATATGGACGGAAAGTTCAGGATTGACGCGCCTGCTGGTGCCGTGCTTCAGATCTCTTCGATTGGCTATGAACCACAGAAAGCTAAAGTTTCTTCAAGCCCTTTACGTGTTACAATGGTGGACAATTCAACTATGTTGAAAGACGTACAGGTTGTTGCTTATGGAACACAGAAGAAAGTTACTGTCACTGGTGCTATTTCTGGCATAAAAGGGTCTGAATTGTTGAAGACACCAGTAGGCTCTATCACCAATATGCTTTCAGGTGCAGTTTCAGGTTTGTCTTCTATCCAATATTCAGGCGAACCAGGAGCTGATGCAGCCTCTGTCCTTGTACGTGGTAAAGCAACATGGGCAGATTCTTCTCCTTTGATACAAGTTGATGGAGTTGAAAGAGATTTCAATGAAATAGACCCGAATGAAGTTGAGAGCATAACGGTGTTGAAGGATGCTTCTGCTACGGCTGTTTTTGGTGTTAGAGGTGCTAATGGTGTAATCCTTGTTACTACTAAAAGAGGTAAGGAAGGAAAAGCGCATATTTCTGTATCAACATCTGCAAGTGTTATCATTCCTACGAATATGTTGAAGCTGGCTAATTCTTATGAATATGGTAGCTATTATAACCAAATGCTTAAGAACGATGCAGCTGATACAAAAACACCTTTCTCAAGTGAGATTATGCAGAAGTTTAAGGATCATTCTGATCCAATCAGATTTCCGGATACCGATTGGATAGACTATTGCTTTAAAAATGCGGCTTTGCAAACACAGCATAATGTTAATATTTCAGGAGGTACAGAGAAAGTGAAATATTTCGTGTCAATGGGTGCTTATACTCAGGACGGACTATTTAAACAGCAGTCTTTACCTTATGATTTTAACTTTAAGTATCGTCGATTTAACTATCGTGCAAACTTAGACTTTGAATTAACAAAGGCAACTACATTGTCTGTGAATATAGGTGGTAGAGTTGACAATAAAAATACTCCATATTCAGGCGAAGACAACAATCAGTTGTTCCGACATTTATATTGGGCAACACCATTCTCTAGTCCTGGTATCGTAGATGGAAAGTATGTCATGTCTGCTACTAACTATGATGATTATCAGTTGCCATTTGTTGGTGCAAGTGGTCTTGGTGCATACTATGGTTTGGGCTATATGGCATCAAGTACCAATACTCTTAATGCTGATATTATCTTAAATCAGAAATTAGACTTTATAACAGAAGGTCTTTCCATGAAAATAAAAGGTTCATATAATAGTGATTATACTGTTACTAAGCAACGCAGTAGTAGTGCTGCTACGTATAATCCGGTATTGCAGCCTGATGGTTCAATTGAATACAGAAAGAATGGTACGAATTCTCAGTTAGGTTATGGAGAAGCATTTGGTAAGGGGCGTAACTGGTATATGGAGGCTAGTCTTGATTATGGTCATTCTTTTGGACTTCACCATGTCGGAGGTTTATTGCTGTATAATCAGTCAAAGAGATATTACCCATCACAGTATTCTGATATTCCTACAGGCTATGTAGGCCTTGTTGGACGTGTAACATACGACTGGAATAATAGATATATGGCAGAATTTAATGCAGGTTACAACGGCTCAGAGAACTTTGACCCAGATAAGCGTTATGGTTTCTTTCCTGCAGGTTCTGTTGGTTGGATAGCAAGTGAAGAACCATTCTTTAAGAATTTGAAGGATGTTGTGTCTTATTTTAAGATAAGAGGTTCATGGGGACTCGTTGGTAATGATAAAGTAGGTGGTGACCGTTTTATGTATACCTCAGACCCTTATGGAATCGGAGGAGGATACAACTTCGGAACAAATGTATCAAGTAACAAACCTGGATCTTATGAAGGGCAGAAACATAACAAGAATGTAACTTGGGAAACATCATTCAAGCAGGACTATGGTGTAGATATGAATTTCTTAGGCAATCGCCTTAAAGCTACATTTGATTATTATTACGAAAAGAGAAAGGATATTCTTCTGCAGAATATGACTGCTCCTACAGTGTTGGGATTCACACTTCCATACGCTAACCTTGGAAAAGTTGATAGTTGGGGATATGAACTTACATTGAAATGGGGTGATAACATCACAGACAAATTTCGCTATTGGATAGAAGGCAATCTTTCTTATAATCAAAATGAGATAAAAGAAATGTATGAGGCGCCTCAGAACTATGATTACATGTACCGAAAAGGTCACCGTATAGGTTCTAGAGATATACGTCAATTCTGGGGACTTTATGATGAGACCGCAGATGCGCGTTATTATTCACAATATGGTAAACACATAGCCGAGCATTCTGGTGGTTTATTACCTGGCGATTGTGTGTATGTAGACTTAAACGGGGATGGTGTTATTGATGCCAATGATGCTTCATATAGTTTAGGACATACAGACGATCCTGAATATATATTAGGTCTAAACTTAGGCTTTTCATGGAAAAATATTGAGGTGTCAACTCAATGGACTGGAGCATGGAACGTTAGTCGTATGCTTGATGAAACATTCCGTCAGCCTTTAGGAGATACAGGAAATAAGGGTTTGCTTAAGTATCAATACGACAATACGTGGACACCAGAAAATCCAGATCCTGATTCAAAATACCCACGTGCAACAATGGTTCATGCGTCAAATAACTATGCAGGTTCTACTCTTTATGAAGTCAATGCAAGTTACTTGCGTCTTAAGAGTATGCAGATTGCTTATAATTTTGATTTTCCATTTATGCACCAAATTGGTATGAATCAGTGCAGTCTGGCCCTCAGTGGATATAATTTGCTAACATTTACTAGTTTCAAGTGGGGAGATCCAGAATCAAGAACAAGTGATCGTCCTTCATATCCATTGACAAGGTCGTTTGCTTTGACACTTAAATTAGGATTCTAAAAAATAAAAGAATAAACAATATGAAATTAAAACATATATTTTTAGGAGCTATTGCGCTCTTGGCGTTAAGTGTGACCTCAGGTTGTGTGGATGAAGTCAAATTTGGTAACAGCTTTTTGGAAAAAGCTCCTGGTGGTGATGTAACTAAAGATACTATCTTTAATAATGCTGAATATACAAGAGATTTTCTTTGGAATACATACAGTAAATTATATTATGGTCTTCCATATTATTGGGACGGTGGTGTAGGTGTTAAAATGAATACTGGAGTATTTGAGGCTCTTTCTGATAGTTGGCATAGTCACAATTCTTGGGACGAAGTAAATCGCCAATTTTATTCAGGTACTTACCTTCCA
Protein-coding sequences here:
- a CDS encoding fumarylacetoacetate hydrolase family protein gives rise to the protein MKIFAIGMNYAEHNKELHGTLNKPEEPVIFTKADTALLKDGKPFFIPDDMGRIEYETELVVRICKLGKTIPERFAHRYYDAVTVGIDFTARELQKKLKDAGKPWEISKGFDGSAAIGDWMEKEKLKDIQSLQFHLDINGNTVQEGFAGNMLYKVDEIISYISRYFTIKTGDLLYTGCPTGCGPVHIDDHLEGYLEDYKLLDFNCK
- a CDS encoding glycoside hydrolase family 43 protein, whose amino-acid sequence is MQIVGRGASKKFYPGEIWKDNNGVHINAHGGGVINYNSTYYWFGEYKSDTTSSAMVGVTCYSSKNLVDWTNRGVALAVSDDESSDIAKGCILERPKVVYNKKTKKFVMWFHLELKGNGYSAARYGVAVSNNVAGPYKYIHSGRVNPNIYPINMIGKDTVDVNSHYTDMMALKWWTPEWYDAIKKGLFVKRDLASGQMARDQTVFVDEDGKAYHIYSSEDNLTLQIAELTDDYTAHTGKYARMAISEMNEAPAVFKRNGVYWMITSGCTGWAPNKARLFTANNIMGPWKQLPNPCIGKGADLTFGGQSTYVLNVNGEFIFMADVWRPEHPSDARYIWLPIEFKNDKPIIEWRDSWSLSDFNK
- a CDS encoding SusC/RagA family TonB-linked outer membrane protein, producing MSNSLKHFSGKHLLFSTVLVSAFTVGFPLVSRAGVDAVNTVQQSDVVKGHVLDAKGEPVIGATVKVKGAKSGVITDVDGNFVLTGVSGGELEISYIGYVTQIVSSKKGTPLKVVLKEDSKVLDEVVVVGFGTQKKLNLTGAVSVVTGDEIAARPVQNATQALQGLIPGLQISSSSGTLDATPNINIRGTGTIGEGSSGSPLILIDGMEGDLNTLNPQDIESISVLKDAAASSIYGSRAPFGVILVTTKKGGAGKVVVNYNNSFRWSSLIHGKHMMNSVDFAAWMNDADYNSGNGVFFDNDRMKQIVAYHNATPNGLGQRITADGQKLYAIGTSNGTSWQDGYGYGIDDVDWYDVVYKNTAFSQEHNASVNGGNQSFNYYASLNYLDNGGFMKMSEDTYKRYNGTAKINAELAKWITMSYSMRFTRTDYQRPSALTNGLYSDMARQGWPVLPLYDRNGYYYSSPSPALALATGGHDNTQEDTQYHQLGFKLEPIKNWVTHIDFNYRIMNADRHWDSQQTYNHDVSGQPVIYNTSSNVHEDLKKENYLNFQAYTEYSMSIAEKHNLHILGGFQTEQLKQTVFGLQRDGILDPSKPEVDLTSGLSYTGTPVTPSVNGARNQWQTAGFFGRFNYNYDERYLLEANLRYDGTSRFRTDNMWKLFPSVSMGWNIAREKFFESLSKNINTLKLRASYGSLGNQNTDNWYQTYQTITYSPFAGTYLQNGTNTNITGAPGLVSTSLGWETVESYNVGLDFGAFNNRLTGSFDYYVRNTKNMIGSAPELPSILGTSVPKTNNTDLRTNGWELQVSWRDVLQNGLAYGITVNLSDARTKITRYPNNPTNSIDTYIAGRYKNEIWGYETQGIAKSQSEMDAHLAVADQSSLGNNWGAGDIMYQDLNGDKKITSGARTLTDHGDLKVIGNSTPRYLVGLNLNASWKGFDISAFFQGVLKRDSWVGDSWNGLEYMFGATGSGRWWCSGITGVSDYYRDASSWSVANGYQSANTDAFLPRPTWSDKNVQCQSRYLVNAAYMRLKNLQIGYSLPKSIVSNWGITNLRVFFSAENLFTITSVPDQYDPETIGYDNKGNKNNGYPLSKTVAFGLNVTF
- a CDS encoding SusC/RagA family TonB-linked outer membrane protein; the protein is MSIINMNYDFKNRATCSFMFVAISLISPFSIKAKAVVSPNINAVEQHQTLHVTGTVVDSNGESVIGATVRIIGEKQATITDMDGKFRIDAPAGAVLQISSIGYEPQKAKVSSSPLRVTMVDNSTMLKDVQVVAYGTQKKVTVTGAISGIKGSELLKTPVGSITNMLSGAVSGLSSIQYSGEPGADAASVLVRGKATWADSSPLIQVDGVERDFNEIDPNEVESITVLKDASATAVFGVRGANGVILVTTKRGKEGKAHISVSTSASVIIPTNMLKLANSYEYGSYYNQMLKNDAADTKTPFSSEIMQKFKDHSDPIRFPDTDWIDYCFKNAALQTQHNVNISGGTEKVKYFVSMGAYTQDGLFKQQSLPYDFNFKYRRFNYRANLDFELTKATTLSVNIGGRVDNKNTPYSGEDNNQLFRHLYWATPFSSPGIVDGKYVMSATNYDDYQLPFVGASGLGAYYGLGYMASSTNTLNADIILNQKLDFITEGLSMKIKGSYNSDYTVTKQRSSSAATYNPVLQPDGSIEYRKNGTNSQLGYGEAFGKGRNWYMEASLDYGHSFGLHHVGGLLLYNQSKRYYPSQYSDIPTGYVGLVGRVTYDWNNRYMAEFNAGYNGSENFDPDKRYGFFPAGSVGWIASEEPFFKNLKDVVSYFKIRGSWGLVGNDKVGGDRFMYTSDPYGIGGGYNFGTNVSSNKPGSYEGQKHNKNVTWETSFKQDYGVDMNFLGNRLKATFDYYYEKRKDILLQNMTAPTVLGFTLPYANLGKVDSWGYELTLKWGDNITDKFRYWIEGNLSYNQNEIKEMYEAPQNYDYMYRKGHRIGSRDIRQFWGLYDETADARYYSQYGKHIAEHSGGLLPGDCVYVDLNGDGVIDANDASYSLGHTDDPEYILGLNLGFSWKNIEVSTQWTGAWNVSRMLDETFRQPLGDTGNKGLLKYQYDNTWTPENPDPDSKYPRATMVHASNNYAGSTLYEVNASYLRLKSMQIAYNFDFPFMHQIGMNQCSLALSGYNLLTFTSFKWGDPESRTSDRPSYPLTRSFALTLKLGF
- a CDS encoding RagB/SusD family nutrient uptake outer membrane protein, whose product is MKLYKIHILALAMSVGLVSCNDYLKQDPPSYLTPESFYTTESQVQAVANQFYQDVLPGHGAWDYGTYNNDNNTDNQTSWSPDNKFGTGLYKTSNTNGDWSWSNIRNINYQLNQILTKYKAGGISGSDVNIRQYIGEIYFMRAYCYFDLLKKFGDLPIITAPLADNEAILVAADKRQPCNEVARFIVSDLDSAVTYMKEDFESKHTRVSTDAALLFKSRVALFEGSWLTNFAGTPFVPQGTGWPGATKDYNKNYAYPSGSIDKEAQYFFQLAVDASEKVAEKYKNQLVTNTGKIPQSLSDANNPYFNIWGTTDCSNTPEVLLWRQYSTSLGVNNDVEVAVQAGDIGTGFTRSLIEGYLMKDGKPIYASDYQYCDTSLTQVATNRDPRLTIFLKVPGQTNCFKNMSSSEDHYVQVEPVPNIKSKTSETGYVTGYTIRKGGTFDRQLCGNGKSYNACEIFRATEALLNYMEAEYMLTNNLSSGRILEYWKIVRQKAGFSGAAIDPTVTIQATDMSKETRDWGAYTAGQLLTDKVLYNIRRERRSELLAEGLRGMDLQRWRSYDQLMTTPCHVEGFHLWNTPMQGWYTGLKGDGSSSSNVSSPNLSEYYRPLEVVMANNNFKDGLTWHMAHYLEPLPIRQFLLTASDHASIDQSPLYQNPYWPTTTDQPAEK